The following coding sequences are from one Daphnia pulex isolate KAP4 chromosome 11, ASM2113471v1 window:
- the LOC124207878 gene encoding uncharacterized protein LOC124207878, with the protein MCKLDECCCGCSLRTGTIAIGVSSLATSIGVIIVRAINISTFRPISLNDNIMYYYLCIGHAVLSMLTTALVLFSTWKNRMPRLLLPWLVMQITALIAFCSFLLFWAVVFIAAGIPTGIGNILGACAVGALGFYFWLVVLSYYQELKVKAMIEQQETEKGAEQFHD; encoded by the exons ATGTGCAAATTAGACGAATGCTGTTGTGGCTGTTCACTCCGGACTGGTACCATAGCAATTGGCGTCTCCTCATTG GCAACTTCAATTGGAGTCATCATTGTGAGAGCAATCAACATCTCCACTTTCCGACCGATTTCGCTAAATG ACAATattatgtattattatttgtgcaTCGGTCATGCGGTTTTGTCGATGCTCACCACCGCTCTTGTTCTGTTCTCCACGTGGAAGAATCGTATGCCCAGGCTGCTGTTGCCTTGGCTCGTGATGCAAATTACAGCGTTGATTGCTTTTTGTTCGTTCTTGCTCTTTTGGGCTGTTGTGTTCATAGCAGCAGGTATTCCAACAGGAATAGGTAACATATTGGGCGCTTGTGCTGTAGGAG CTCTAGGGTTCTACTTCTGGTTAGTGGTTCTCAGTTACTATCAAGAACTGAAGGTTAAGGCGATGATTGAGCAACAGGAAACAGAGAAAGGTGCAGAGCAGTTTCATGATTGA
- the LOC124207877 gene encoding uncharacterized protein LOC124207877 produces the protein MYLKLNKFFSCFSLQTGTKLIGLFSLACGLLGFKMAFIDTPYLNPVDAIITPFKNEITTSPYLNGWTIVSTVTIVVTLPLLRAAWKNSYAGYLLPWLFAHPFLVFLGVGSQLHDGIFADEHPIERASSIAASLIASGIEFYMCLVVYSYRKELTEQKKREKGKQRSKTDGEITEPETLLSSYVNVALEKGSPTSTRRSSDFLDPENHKDNDDNSPEVRSSEATIYLNLTKK, from the exons ATGTACCTCAAgttaaataaattctttaGTTGTTTTTCCTTACAAACTGGAACCAAACTGATTGGCCTATTCTCTTTG GCGTGCGGATTGCTGGGATTTAAAATGGCTTTTATCGATACGCCCTATTTAAATCCAGTAGATGCTATTATTACTCCCTTCAAAAATG AAATAACGACATCACCTTACCTTAACGGTTGGACAATCGTTTCTACCGTAACTATTGTCGTTACCTTGCCTCTACTGCGTGCGGCCTGGAAGAATAGTTATGCGGGGTATCTCTTACCTTGGCTCTTTGCGCATCCGTTTTTAGTGTTTTTAGGTGTTGGCTCCCAGTTACATGACGGCATTTTCGCTGACGAGCATCCTATCGAAAGAGCAAGTTCCATTGCCGCCAGTCTAATCGCATCAG GGATCGAATTCTACATGTGTTTGGTGGTCTACAGCTACCGTAAAGAACTAACCGAgcaaaaaaaacgggaaaagggaaaacaacgGTCAAAAACGGACGGGGAAATCACCGAACCTGAAACTTTATTATCGTCGTATGTAAACGTGGCGTTAGAGAAGGGAAGCCCAACGAGTACTAGACGTTCTTCCGATTTTCTAGATCCCGAAAACCATAAAGACAATGACGATAATTCGCCAGAAGTGCGCTCATCAGAAGCAACCATTTATTTGAActtgacaaaaaaatga
- the LOC124207881 gene encoding uncharacterized protein LOC124207881, whose amino-acid sequence MNNLWNKFCCCSLQTGAKLVGTFSLFSGIAGFIKAVMTLSSGKSNDDNMDDSSTEDTTDTGTPLYSILLIISSLITIFVSILVVIAAWKNRKHRFLLPWLILNPLSALTGIGFTFYSAILHWIEQEIAMGIGYAAASVIIAGSLL is encoded by the exons ATGAACAACTTGTGGAACAAGTTCTGCTGTTGTTCGCTACAAACCGGTGCCAAGCTGGTTGGCACCTTCTCTTTG TTCAGTGGTATTGCAGGATTTATTAAGGCGGTAATGACACTTTCAAGTGGAAAATCCAATGACGACAATATGGACGATAGTAGTACAg AAGATACAACAGATACCGGCACGCCGTTATATTCAATCCTGTTAATAATCAGCTCTCTTATAACgatatttgtttccattttggtTGTGATCGCCGCCTGGAAGAATCGCAAACACAGGTTCCTTTTGCCTTGGCTGATTTTGAATCCCTTGTCGGCGCTTACAGGAATCGGCTTTACGTTCTACTCCGCCATCTTACATTGGATTGAACAAGAGATAGCCATGGGGATAGGTTACGCTGCTGCGAGTGTTATTATAGCAGGTAGCCTACTATAA
- the LOC124207879 gene encoding uncharacterized protein LOC124207879 — MICNKLRKCCCCLSLQTGTKIVGLLSMLGGIGGLALSLAQVISIVNSEYVIGSEILLSSLDRLIGSLVVIAFTAAVLVAACKNGKPMLLVPWLVLKSISLFVTIFYSFYVGVSSAVTGDDQDMSYVFGLVIIGIVLYSYLWLVVYSYYHELVTGMKKEALVNEKC; from the exons ATGATTTGTAATAAACTGAGAaaatgctgctgttgtttgtcACTCCAAACTGGAACGAAAATTGTAGGACTCCTTTCCATG TTGGGTGGAATTGGTGGCCTTGCTCTCAGTCTGGCTCAAGTGATTTCTATTGTTAACTCCGAATATGTTATTG GAAGTGAGATTCTCCTGTCTTCCCTCGATCGCTTGATCGGTTCGCTTGTTGTTATCGCCTTCACCGCTGCTGTACTAGTCGCCGCATGTAAAAATGGCAAGCCGATGCTCCTAGTTCCCTGGCTAGTATTAAAGTCCATCTCGTTGTTCGTGACCATTTTCTACTCGTTTTACGTCGGTGTCAGCTCTGCGGTGACAGGCGATGATCAAGACATGTCTTACGTTTTTGGCCTCGTTATTATCGGAATTG TCCTTTATTCGTACTTATGGTTGGTGGTCTACAGCTACTACCACGAACTAGTGACGGGAATGAAGAAGGAAGCGCTAGTCaacgaaaaatgttga